From a region of the Dictyostelium discoideum AX4 chromosome 2 chromosome, whole genome shotgun sequence genome:
- a CDS encoding WD40 repeat-containing protein has translation MIEEHNCFEEFINTAAIGEQQVYGEYKSKLDSFTDESKLPYELLLERKNLVELKISDEEYKKSESALKTPNPTLLQKFQINFYQTIESINQVFKPSSSSSNQSSSSSSSNEDDSLQNKKIKVMSWHPQHRLLAVCNKNDVIYIYYFPNQDMYGMGNVRPLTLWFELQSKVYDIQWKPFLPYTLAVACENGIILWEIDISDLKVELKRTSPNYRINQSSTCANILNYPYFLSNTITWSSNGLQLACGSTNHSSILLWDVVSRVPTFIPRYNGNSLLVWSPKNDYLLSCGGKTCRIFDISKWDYNNKEWPMLTNYQTGSWNGKGEYLAVASGDRIQFIQCINRAFESGGELMYVEKTSTYRLQNVGGSGGGSSSSELFLGGHIKKIAWSPDSQRLAVIFYLNSKSRNNDTYCAIYKIKTYPKFSVTPRGFIRSKDQSIQSVSFVPNYKKGSLLSIAYNDGTIKFFPLLYQYKQ, from the exons atgattgaagaacataattgttttgaagaatttataaatacagCAGCAATTGGTGAACAACAAGTTTATGGTGAATATAAATCTAAATTAGATTCATTTACAGATGAAAGTAAATTACcatatgaattattattagagaGAAAGAATTTAGTAGAATTGAAAATTTCTGATGAAGAATATAAAAAGAGTGAATCTGCATTAAAAACACCAAATCCAACATTATTACAAAAgtttcaaattaatttttatcaaaCTATTGAATCGATTAATCAAGTATTtaaaccatcatcatcatcatcaaatcaatcatcatcatcgtcctCCTCGAATGAAGATGATtcattacaaaataaaaagattaaagtAATGTCATGGCATCCACAACATAGATTACTTGCAGtttgtaataaaaatgatgttATTTATATCTACTATTTCCCAAATCAAGATATGTATGGTATGGGTAATGTCAGACCTTTAACATTATGGTTTGAATTACAATCAAAAGTTTATGATATACAATGGAAACCTTTCTTACCATATACTTTAGCTGTTGCTTGTGA aaATGGTATAATTTTATGGGAAATTGATATAAGTGATTTAAAAGTTGAATTAAAGAGAACATCACCAAATTATAGAATTAATCAATCAAGTACTTGtgcaaatattttaaattatccaTACTTTTTATCAAATACAATTACATGGTCATCAAATGGTTTACAATTAGCATGTGGTTCAACTAATCATAGTTCAATTCTATTATGGGATGTTGTATCTAGAGTACCAACATTCATACCACGTTATAATGGTAACTCATTATTAGTTTGGTCTCCAAAAAATGATTATCTTTTATCTTGTGGTGGTAAAACTTGTAGAATTTTCGATATCTCAAAATGGGAttacaataataaagaatGGCCAATGTTAACAAATTATCAA acAGGATCATGGAATGGAAAAGGTGAATATTTAGCAGTTGCAAGTGGTGATAGAATTCAGTTTATTCAATGTATAAATAGAGCATTTGAATCAGGTGGTGAATTAATGTATGTTGAGAAAACTTCAACCTATAGATTACAAAAtgttggtggtagtggtggtggttcaaGTAGTagtgaattatttttaggcGGACATATAAAGAAAATTGCATGGTCACCTGATAGTCAAAGATTGGCTGTcatcttttatttaaatagcAAGAGTAGAAATAATGATACTTATTGTGCAatctataaaattaaaacttatCCTAAATTTTCTGTAACACCAAGAGGTTTCATAAGGTCAAAAGatcaatcaattcaatcaGTTTCTTTTGTcccaaattataaaaaaggttctttattatcaatt gcCTACAATGATggaacaattaaatttttccCATTATTATATCAATATAAAcaataa
- a CDS encoding DHHC-type zinc finger-containing protein yields the protein MSRPSYASATKTYFHNRLVTGPDRAYFIVAMILMLIPEIPFLIFVCPLFEEWITAAIYPVSIYFWIASYIFLIQTAYTDPGIIPRGIYNDDIFAPDHRQPLFKKITVKDTKQEIKWCETCCLYRPPRANHCGICNNCVERFDHHCPWVGNCIGRRNYQTFLYFLYSLGFLCIWIMGFCVAHICIESARYRDNHPSASSAKVFQEGMNKSHYISDYNYSLWVSRFNVCWFISTNEKIKKTYKKSNPYRKSAFANFIEAFCPPRYPSFYKYTLDHEKELTTIPTPNNINGNNNNSINNNNNNNNNNNNNNNNNNNNNNNNNNINNGNSGGTTNNGYTPPISPPQMLQRQSSTIRYSLDNLRTSSNSSLGNFNNLKSSRDLNLSTISEDKPKNLSNSNNNNNTNNKNTSEDNNHSSGSDFGGDEENNEDDFKSDNDKEINSSSLSLNHELQVNV from the exons atgtcccGACCGTCATATGCCTCAGCCACTAAAACATACTTTCATAATAGGCTTGTTACAGGTCCTGATAGAGCATATTTTATTGTTGCGATGATATTAATGCTAATACCAGAGATACCATTTCTTATATTTGT ATGCCCATTATTTGAAGAATGGATTACAGCAGCAATATACCCAgtatcaatttatttttggattgcttcatatatatttttaattcaaacaGCATATACAGATCCAGGTATTATACCTCGTGGAATttataatgatgatattttCGCACCAGATCACAGACAAcctctatttaaaaaaattacagtTAAAGATACAAAACAAGAAATAAAATGGTGTG AAACATGTTGTTTATATAGACCACCAAGAGCGAATCATTGTGgtatttgtaataattgtgTTGAAAGATTTGATCATCATTG tCCATGGGTTGGAAATTGTATTGGAAGAAGAAATTATCAAAcatttttatactttttataTTCATTAGGGTTTTTATGTATTTGGATAATGGGATTTTGTGTAGCACATATATGTATAGAATCAGCACGTTATAGGGACAATCATCCATCTGCATCGAGTGCAAAAGTATTTCAAGAAGGTATGAATAAGTCACACTATATATCGGATTATAACTATAGTTTATGGGTTAGCAGGTTTAATGTTTGTTGGTTCATTAG TACAAATGAAAAGatcaaaaaaacatataaaaagTCTAATCCTTATCGTAAATCAGCATTTGCTAATTTTATTGAAGCATTTTGTCCACCACGTTATCCaagtttttataaatatactTTAGATCATGAAAAGGAATTAACAACAATACCAACtccaaataatataaatggaaataataataatagtataaacaataacaataataataataataataacaataataataataataacaataataacaacaataataataataataatataaataatggtaatagcGGTGGTACAACTAATAATGGTTATACGCCACCAATTTCTCCACCTCAGATGTTACAACGTCAATCAAGTACAATAAGATATTCATTAGATAATTTAAGAAcaagtagtaatagtagtttgggtaattttaataatttgaaatcaaGTAGAGACCTTAATTTGTCAACTATAAGTGAAGATAAACCGAAAAATTtaagtaatagtaataataataataataccaataataagaACACTAGTGAAGATAATAATCATAGTAGTGGAAGTGattttggtggtgatgaagaaaataatgaGGATGATTTTAAGAGTGATAAcgataaagaaattaattcatcTTCACTATCTTTAAATCATGAATTACAAGTAAATGTTTAA
- a CDS encoding SWIRM domain-containing protein encodes MTSNGTISSPNSEETTTPTTTTTTIVKNREFNINAKDFEDSAFLKKLEPVRQALVEKYNGADDQSLTTKSLGQLIFSLIQFYEDAFGKNATDKPSNKTKLPMKLLKDYSTNGSLFHVLDTIQSFKTSQDWKKSDFKVASKKEKNIELLDLIESNLIKLELLKFPIVFLNSDVKSDKDLAKIVENHGGKIVTDSKLATHIIKVDNNSNSNDQADLEYIRTIENKSKMSLVHWWYYPDSYDTWLPSTEVEGDDPDLDQSHVGQWFLNPRWITDTEIFNEWMNEIDYELDESNNNNNSNSNSNNTNNNSSTTNTNNNNNNNVNKDGPKSPSSQIKLTAAGTIPKKRGRKAKRKTLNSNNSNSNSNSENTTAQDSNGGTEQSNGGDQMNVDSGSEVNDSNKRPLADPTSTPSKKQKHDDTDQQQLPPQPMQPLQEATTTTIPTDAENQQQIIQQISQQQQLLQNQLNQQPSIQQLPPPFAKPVPNIAPPQTTTTTTSTTTTTNPTSPTKQTSPTGAAPITTNRPRSSSKSSNPTTPTTINTAGGITNPFASQPISSAPSSTDSNNLGAINPTTLIPVNSNGTPLSPRSQITQQSQQQLLPQQQVLPQQQQQQQQSLPQQPTTTTTTSVQPQPQPPKNVTLQSSFTIPPSQCTWFKMERIHEVEKNQLPEFFTGKSPSKTPEVYKEYRDFMINTYLQNPYQYLTLTAIRRNLVGDVCSILRVHSFLEHWGLINYFVNPDGGAYIPLLSSNNNNNNNNNNNNNNNNNNNNNNSNNSNNNTIERETTTTSTTTTTTTTTKEKITSPKQSTSSSSSSSSSSSSTNNISKPFSTSLDLRQNLFSQPFRHICSKCSQDCTFLRYSFTPAPPPQDQAVSGEQVIQPQPPQTILLCNNCFTNDQTFIDHSHLIKDQFKKIELPEPSPLEDQWTDQETLLLLEALDIYSDSWNDVADHVKTKSKEQCLLQFLKLPIEEPYLEDNITKSISLQPPSSNSILNGSSSNNNNNNNNNQQLLNNPIVSMISFLSTSVSSEVASAAAKAATDVLNKENGDSMITDNDNDDNDHLSKVNIQAAASATLAATSIKAKALSKSEEREIQSLILKIINVQTKKLELKLKCYSEMENALEKEKNQLEKERQALFSERFSLLKASQNNQLQQQIPSYLVNQNKKDHQQQQSQLQSQLQQQPQQQQQQNYNDQPSATTTTTTTTTINANTITTTTNESTQTEEAMKEN; translated from the exons ATGACATCAAATGGAACAATTTCATCACCAAATAGTGAAGAGACAAccacaccaacaacaacaacaacaacaatagtaAAGAATAGagaatttaatatcaatgCCAAAGATTTTGAAGATTCAgcttttttaaagaaattagaacCAGTTAGACAAGCATTAgttgaaaaatataatggTGCCGACGACCAATCATTAACAACCAAAAGTTTAGgtcaattaatatttagtttaattcaattttatgaAGATGCTTTCGGtaaaaat gcaaCTGATAAACCATcaaataaaaccaaattaccaatgaaattattaaaagattattcAACAAATGGATCATTATTTCATGTTTTAGATACaattcaatcatttaaaaCTTCACAAGATTGGAAAAAATCAGATTTTAAAGTTGCTTCGAAAAAAGAGAAGAATATagaattattagatttaattgaatcaaatttaatt aaattagaattattaaaatttccaattgtttttttaaattcagaTGTAAAGAGTGATAAAGATTTAGCAAAGATAGTTGAAAATCATGGTGGTAAGATTGTAACAGATTCCAAATTGGCAACACATATTATTAAAGTtgataacaatagtaatagtaatgatcAAGCAGACTTGGAATATATTAGAACTATTGAAAATAAGAGTAAAATGAGTTTAGTACATTGGTGGTATTATCCAGATTCATATGATACTTGGCTTCCATCTACAGAGGTAGAAGGTGATGATCCTGATCTCGATCAATCTCATGTTGGTCAATGGTTCCTAAATCCAAGATGGATCACTGATACTGAGATTTTCAATGAATGGATGAATGAAATCGATTATGAATTGGatgaaagtaataataataacaatagtaatagtaatagtaataatactaataataacagtTCAACTACtaataccaacaacaacaacaacaacaatgtaAATAAAGATGGTCCaaaatcaccatcatctcaaattaaattaactgCAGCTGGTACTATACCTAAAAAGAGAGGTAGAAAAGCAAAGAGAAAGAcattaaatagtaataatagcaatagcaatagcaatagtgAAAATACTACAGCACAAGATTCAAATGGTGGTACAGAACAATCAAATGGTGGTGACCAAATGAATGTTGATTCAGGTAGTGAAGTTAATGATTCTAATAAAAGACCATTAGCTGATCCAACTTCAACCCCaagtaaaaaacaaaaacatgACGATActgatcaacaacaattaccaccacaaccaatgCAACCATTACAAGAAGCCACCACAACTACCATTCCAACAGATGCAGagaatcaacaacaaataatacaacaaatatcacaacaacagcaattattacaaaatcaattaaatcaacaaccaaGTATACAACAACTTCCTCCACCATTTGCCAAACCAGTACCAAATATTGCACCACCAcaaacaactacaactaccacttctaccactactaccactaatCCAACATCACCAACCAAACAAACAAGTCCAACAGGAGCAGCACCAATAACAACCAATAGACCAAgatcatcatcaaaatcatcaaatccaacaacaccaacaactatCAATACAGCTGGTGGTATTACAAATCCATTTGCATCACAACCAATCTCTTCTGCTCCATCATCAActgattcaaataatttaggtGCTATTAATCCAACTACTTTAATACCAGTTAATTCAAATGGTACTCCATTATCACCAAGATCTCAAATTACTCagcaatcacaacaacaattacttccacaacaacaagtattaccacaacaacaacaacaacagcaacaatcattaccacaacaaccaacaacaactactacaacatcagtacaaccacaaccacaaccaccaaaAAATGTTACACTTCAATCATCATTTACAATTCCACCATCACAATGTACTTGGTTCAAGATGGAAAGAATACATGAAGTtgaaaagaatcaattacCAGAATTTTTTACTGGTAAATCACCATCAAAAACACCTGAAGTTTATAAAGAATATCGTGATTTTATGATCAACACTTATCTTCAAAATCCATATCAATATTTAACACTTACTGCAATTAGAAGAAATTTAGTTGGTGATGTTTGTTCAATACTTCGTGTTCATAGTTTCCTTGAACATTGGGGtttgattaattattttgtaaatccAGATGGTGGTGCTTatataccattattatcttctaataataataataataataataataataataataataataataataataataataataataataatagtaataatagtaataataatacaattgaaagagaaacaacaacaacatcaactacaaccacaaccacaacaactacaaaaGAAAAGATAACATCACCAAAACAATCGACTTCCTCatcctcttcatcatcatcttcatcatcatcaacaaataatatatcGAAACCATTTTCAACATCATTAGACCTTAGACAAAATTTATTCTCACAACCATTTAGACATATTTGTTCTAAATGTTCACAAGATTGTACATTCCTTAGATATAGTTTTACACcagcaccaccaccacaagaTCAAGCGGTATCAGGTGAACAAGTGAttcaaccacaaccaccacaaacCATACTTTTATGTAATAATTGTTTCACCAATGACCAAACATTTATTGATCATTCACATTTGATAAAGGATCAATTCAAAAAGATTGAATTACCTGAACCAAGTCCATTGGAAGATCAATGGACTGATCAAGAGACTTTATTACTTTTGGAAGCATTGGATATCTATAGTGACTCTTGGAATGATGTTGCTGATCATGTTAAAACTAAATCAAAGGAACAATGTTTATTACAATTCTTAAAGCTACCAATTGAAGAACCTTACTTGGAAGATAATATcacaaaatcaatttcactTCAACCACcatcttcaaattcaattttaaatggtaGTTCTtcaaataacaacaacaacaacaataacaatcaacaattattaaataatccaatagtttcaatgatttctttCTTATCAACAAGTGTATCTTCTGAAGTCGCTTCTGCTGCTGCAAAAGCTGCAACTGatgtattaaataaagaaaatggtGACTCTATGATAACTGATAATGACAACGACGACAATGATCATCTCTCAAAAGTAAATATTCAAGCTGCTGCCTCTGCTACTTTAGCTGCAACAAGTATTAAAGCAAAAGCATTAAGTAAATCTGAAGAGAGAGAAATTCAATCACTCATATTAAAGATTATTAATGTTCAAACAAAGAAattggaattaaaattaaaatgttatTCTGAAATGGAAAATGCTTTAGAAAAGgaaaagaatcaattagaaaaagaaagacaAGCTTTATTCTCTGAAAGATTTAGTTTATTAAAAGCTtctcaaaataatcaattacaacaacaaattccaTCTTATTTagttaatcaaaataaaaaagatcatcaacaacaacaatcacaattacaatcacaactacaacaacaaccacaacaacaacaacaacaaaactaTAACGATCAACCttcagcaacaacaacaacaacaaccacaacaactaTCAATGCCAATACTATcactacaactacaaatgAATCAACACAAACAGAAGAAGCAAtgaaagaaaattaa
- the ctxB gene encoding cortexillin II — protein MDLNKEWEKVQEMAFTSWVNSVLEKRGCDKISDVSTDLSDGVKLIYFLESVSGKKFPKKFDLEPKTRIMRVQNLHLAMLFIDEDLKIKVQGVAAEEFVDNNKKMILGFLWTLYRKYRISVINEGDKSSEEGLLAWCKKTTEGYNNVNITGFKSSFRDGHGFLALAHKYDPTVFKYDEYEGHDNIARLNAAFDFAEKGLGIPKLLEAESLSKGNVDERSIVLYTSLFFHAFRAKEEREALEASQNSLNNKLASLEQSLEGEKHSQEELVKQKKDLEDALNKIREQNDNRNSRITDLQSKIDDALRGLDDEKLAKLDLESRLAKCEKDKAILELKLAEILDEKDRLEKKIDEDKKRAEAERLGLGLIRQHLAAQFSDIHKWQSFLEHPETVPYTGTPVDLDSELSSLSFEEQAKKLASKLESENILIEKYLNGKEEAKAAAKK, from the exons atggatttaaataaagaatggGAAAAAGTTCAAGAAATGGCCTTTACATCATGGGTCAATTCAGTATTAGAGAAACGTGGTTGTGATAAAATTTCAGATGTTTCAACTGATCTCAGTGATGGTGtcaaattaatttactttttagAATCTGTTTCAGGAAAGAAATTCCCAAAGAAATTCGATCTCGAACCAAAAACAAGAATTATGAGAGTACAAAATCTTCATTTAGCTATGCTTTTCATTgatgaagatttaaaaattaaagttcAAGGTGTTGCTGCTGaag aatttgttgataataataaaaagatgaTTTTGGGTTTTTTATGGACATTATATCGTAAATATCGTATTTCAGTTATTAATGAAGGTGATAAATCATCAGAGGAAGGTTTATTAGCTTGGTGTAAAAAGACCACAGAAGGttataataatgttaatatCACAGGCTTTAAATCTAGTTTCCGTGATGGTCATGGTTTCTTGGCATTAGCACATAAATATGATCCAACCGTTTTCAAATATGATGAATATGAAGGTCATGATAATATTGCTCGTTTGAATGCTGCCTTTGATTTCGCAGAGAAAGGATTAGGTATTCCAAAGCTTTTAGAAGCTGAATCCCTCTCCAAAGGTAATGTCGATGAACGTTCAATCGTACTTTACACTTCATTGTTCTTCCATGCTTTCCGTGCCAAAGAGGAAAGAGAAGCACTTGAAGCCAGTCAAAATTCattaaacaataaattaGCCTCACTCGAACAATCTCTCGAAGGTGAGAAACACTCTCAAGAGGAATTGGTCAAACAAAAGAAGGATCTCGAAGATGCTCTCAACAAAATCAGAGAACAAAATGATAATAGAAACTCTCGTATCACCGATCTCCAATCAAAGATTGACGATGCCCTTCGTGGTCTCGATGATGAGAAATTGGCTAAACTCGATCTCGAATCTCGTCTTGCCAAAtgtgaaaaagataaagcTATCCTCGAATTAAAACTCGCTGAAATCCTCGACGAAAAAGATAGACTCGAAAAGAAAATCGATGAAGATAAAAAGAGAGCTGAAGCTGAACGTTTGGGTCTCGGTTTAATTCGTCAACATCTCGCTGCTCAATTCTCTGATATTCATAAATGGCAATCCTTTTTGGAACATCCAGAAACTGTTCCATACACTGGTACCCCTGTCGATTTAGATTCTGAACTCTCAAGTCTTTCCTTTGAAGAACAAGCAAAGAAATTAGCTTCAAAATTAGAAtctgaaaatattttaattgaaaaatatctTAATGGTAAAGAAGAAGCAAAAGCTGCtgctaaaaaataa
- the pgs1 gene encoding phosphatidylglycerophosphate synthase 1: MIKRALAPIVQPQRLFAALMVIGGGGRSATTTTTTTTKACGNGSSQSPPSTPLLSSKSSTITSNKKSAIPSSHLYIPKKSTLDSRQIGNYSREYSTSSSSSSKKSIFNDTYLNDLFWQLSSQGPAFEVNPNNIDFIQEPIDFYNHLIDGVKRSKKRITMASLYLGTSKQEIELVKEMKLAMERNKELKIHILLDGLRGTRIGLDKESSATILGELLSLYSDRVTISMYHTPDLNGILKKVLPPRINETIGVQHIKTYIFDDDLLLSGANLSKDYFTNRQDRYVLIRSTSTVSNYFNEIVEIIGSLSLHVDKDNRNQLLLSSGSIDPVTQSNEFKNLAYTKLSTLLKSHSYYPSNSNSNSSVDSPFDCNNINNGETTWIFPTIQMGPFNIRQDEVVTSHIFESVPNDSKFFITSPYFNLTENYLNLILTGKPKLDIITCSPQANGFYGSKGLSSAVPDCYAIIEKRFLQRVQDTDNGDRISVQEYIRDKWTYHAKGLWIQVKNQQHPSITLIGSPNFGSRSVEKDLEAQIILITQNKQLQQKMENEKNYLWTDTQNANLELFEKRKVSLMVRFLVYIFGNYL; this comes from the exons ATGATAAAGAGAGCATTGGCACCAATCGTTCAACCACAAAGATTGTTTGCCGCTTTAATGgtaattggtggtggtggtagatcagcaacaacaacaacaacaacaacaactaaagCATGTGGTAATGGATCATCTCAGTCACCTCCATCtacaccattattatcatcaaaatcCTCAACAATaacatcaaataaaaaatcagcAATACCATCATCACATTTATATATTCCAAAGAAATCAACATTAGATTCTAGACAAATTGGAAATTATTCAAGAGAATATTCTACCTCCtcctcttcatcatcaaaaaaGTCAATCTTTAATGATacatatttaaatgatttattttggCAATTATCATCACAAGGTCCTGCATTTGAAgttaatccaaataatatagATTTTATTCAAGaaccaattgatttttataatcatttaatt gatgGAGTTaaaagatcaaaaaaaagaattacaaTGGCATCATTATATTTAGGTACAAGTAAACAAGAGATTGAATTAGTTAAAGAGATGAAATTAGCAATGGaaagaaataaagaattaaagatACATATATTATTGGATGGTTTAAGGGGTACTAGAATTGGATTAGATAAAGAGAGTAGTGCAACTATATTGGGTGAACTATTAAGCCTTTACTCTGATCGTGTCACTATAAGTATGTATCATACACCAGACCTAAATGGAATCTTAAAGAAAGTATTACCACCAAGAATCAATGAAACCATTGGTGTTCAACATATTAAAACCTATATATTCGATGACGATTTACTTTTAAGTGGTGCAAATCTATCTAAAGATTATTTCACAAATAGACAAGATCGTTATGTTTTAATTCGTTCCACAAGCACAGTTTCAAACTATTTCAATGAGATCGTTGAAATCATCGGTTCACTCTCTCTACATGTCGATAAAGATAATAGGAATCAGTTACTCCTATCATCTGGTTCAATCGATCCAGTCACACaatcaaatgaatttaaaaatttagcaTATACAAAATTATCAACACTTTTAAAATCACATTCATATTATCCAAGTAACAGTAATAGTAATTCATCAGTTGATTCACCATttgattgtaataatataaataatgggGAGACTACTTGGATATTTCCAACAATTCAAATGGGACCATTTAATATACGTCAGGATGAGGTTGTTACATCACACATTTTCGAATCTGTTCCAAATGATTCTAAATTCTTTATCACTTCACCATACTTTAATTTAACAGAGAATTACTTAAACTTAATTCTAACTGGTAAACCAAAATTGGATATTATCACATGTTCACCACAAGCCAATGGATTCTATGGTAGTAAAGGCTTGAGTAGTGCAGTACCCGACTGTTATGCAATTATAGAGAAACGTTTCCTTCAACGTGTTCAAGATACTGATAATGGTGATCGTATCTCTGTTCAAGAGTATATTCGTGATAAATGGACCTATCATGCCAAGGGACTTTGGATTCAAGTAAAGAATCAACAACATCCATCCATTACACTCATTGGTAGTCCAAATTTCGGTTCACGTAGTGTTGAAAAGGATTTAGAAGCTCAAATCATTTTAATCActcaaaataaacaattacaacaaaaaatggaaaatgaaaaaaattatctttgGACTGATACTCAAAATGCTAAccttgaattatttgaaaaaagaaaagtttCTTTAATGGTTAGATTTTTAGTTTATATTTTtggtaattatttataa